Part of the Gemmatimonas sp. genome is shown below.
CACGCTCAACGTGGAGGCGTACGGCAAGGACAGCGCCGCAGTCGTGGAAGTGACGCGCATGTTCACCGGCGGCGTGCCGGAGTTCACCGCGCGCGGTCGTCGCGCCACCGTCGATGCGAATCGCTCGTTCATCGACAAGTTCAGCGCCTTCCCGCGCAACGTGAATGTGACCGCCGTGCAGACGTACACCGCGGCGCCGGGTGGCGGCATTCCCGGCCTCCCCATTCCGGGGCTCGGCGGCGGCAGCGGCAACGCCACGACGGAGGCCTACACCTTTTCGCTCGTGCGTCTGCCCGACGAGCCCATGATGCCGCGCCTCTACGACCGGCGCGTGGGCTACTTCGTCACGCCCAAGCGCGACTTCGGCTCCAACGAGCAGCGCGTGGTCTCGCGCGACTACATCAAGCGCTGGCGTCTCGAGTGCAGCGACCAGAAGGTCGGCGCCCTGTGCGTGCCGAAGAAGCCCATCACGTACTACGTGGACCCCGCCACACCGTCGTACCTCAAGCCGTTCATTCGCGCCGGTATCGAGGAGTGGCAGGAGGCGTTCGAAGCGGCGGGCTTCGCCAAGGGCATCGTGGCCGCCGACGCCCCGGCCAACGACCCCGATTTCTCCGGTGAAGACGCGAGCGTGACGATGATCCGCTGGCTCCCGTCCCCCACCGCCAACGCGCAGGGACCAAGCCTCGTGGACCCGCGCACCGGCGAGATTCTCGACGCCGACGTGCAGATGTACCACAACATTCTGGACCTCCAGCGCGAGTGGTACTTCTCGCAGGTTGGGCACCTCGACAAGCGCGCGCAGCGCTTCCCCTTCCCCGACACGCTCATGGGGCGGCTCGTGCAGTTCGTGGTGGCGCACGAGGTGGGGCACACGCTGGGCTTCCGCCACAACTTCAAGGGCAGCTCCATGTACCCGCTCGACTCCATCCGGAGCCGCAGCTGGGTCACCAAGATGGGGCACTCGCCCAGCATCATGGACTACGCCCGCTTCAACTACGTGGCGCAGCCCGAGGACAACCTGCCGCTCGAAACGCTCACGCCGAAGGTGGGACCCTACGACAAGTTCGCGACCATGTGGGGCTATGCCCCCATTGCCGCCGCGCGCACGCCGGAAGCGGAACTGCCCAAGCTCGACGAATGGGCACGCCTGCAGGACAGCATCCCGTGGTATCGCTTCTCCGATGACGCCAGCGCCGGCCAGGCCGATCCGGGTGAGCAGACGGAATCCGTGGGCGACGCCGACGCTGTACGCGCCACCACGCTGGGCTTCAAGAACATCGCCCGCATCATGAAGCTGGTGGAGCCCGCCTCCACCGCCGACAAGACCAAGGACTTCTCGCTGCTCAAGGAGACCTACGACGGCGTGATCGGCCAGTGGACGCTCGAAGCCAACCACGTGACCAAGATCATCGGCGGCGTGGACCGGCAGGAAAAGCGTGTGAGCCAGAGCGGGCCGGTGTGGACGCCGGTGCCGCGCGCGCGCCAGAAGACGGCCATGAAGTTCCTCAACGACGAGGTCTTCACCACGCCGGCGTACCTCACCGACGTGTCCATCCTGCGCAAGCTCGAGTCCGACGGCAACATCGGACGCGTCGCCGGGGCCCAGGCGCGTGTGCTTTCGAGCCTCGTGAGCAACGCCCGCCTGCAGCGCATGATCGAACTCGAGGCCACAGCGGGCAGCAAGGCGTCGGTGTACTCGCTGGGCGAGATGCTCACCGACCTGCGCCGCGGGCTCTGGAAGGAGATCTACGCGGGGCAGGCTGTCGATGCCTATCGCCGCCGGCTGCAGGCCACGTACCTCGAGGCCATGGCGAGCAAGATCAAGCCCGCCGCACCCAGCGCGCAGGACGTGGCGCTCGCGGCGTTCTTTGGTCCCATCGTGAACACGCGCGACTTCCGTCCGCTGCTCAAGGACGAAATGCGGACCCTCGACCGCGAGCTGGCCGCGGCGATTGGCCGCACGGGAGACCGTGCCACGCGCGCGCACCTGCAGGACGCGCGCGACCAGATCGAGGCGATGCTCGACACGGGCAAGTAACCACGAGACACTGCCGCCTTGGCAGGGCTTGGGGCCGGGCTCCCACGGGGTCCGGCCCCAGGTACGTCATGCATAGGCGCCGCCCGCGTTCACGACCGCTGGCCGTCGGCACGTGATCGTTCCTCGGCGTTACGGCGTTGGCACCGCCTTCGCACCACGGCGGCGCCCGCGGCCCACGGCCTCAACCCGGTGTGTGAAGCGCGTCATCGCCCGCTCCAGTGCCACGACAGCCAAAGGGTGTGATTCACCTCGTTGGCCCGCCGCGCCGCCAAGGCGTTGTACAGGTTCATGTAGCCCACTTCGGCGCGAACGCGGGGCGAGAGCGGTACCCCGACCCCCACCGTGGCCCGGTTCTGGCCGATCGTGAAGGTCTGGGCCCCGCCCCCCAGCGGCATGAGCAGTTCGTCCCAAACGAAACCGATGAGCGGGCGCCCCTGCAGCGTGAGTGACCCCAGGTTGGCCTGCGCTCGCGGCATGTACCGCAGGCGATTCTGGTAGGCGGTGGGGCCGGCCTCGCGGTCGTCGGAGCCCATCACCGCCAGGAGCGGATGGATCCACCGCTGCTCCAGACGGTAGCGATGGCTCATGGTAAACGGACCGGCGCGGTGACTCAACGAGATCTGCTGCCAGCTGCGGTGCTCGCGGGTGGATGTGGCTGCAGGCAGGTTGCCGTACGGGGCCGTGGCGATGTACGCGTACCCTCCGGCCACTCGGACCCCCGGCGCCAGCGTGACCTGCACGCCGGGGCGCAACAGCAGTTGCTGCGGATCGGCGCCGAGGTCCATGCGCCGCCACGACCCATCGAACCAGAGGGCGGTGCGCTTGGTTATGGGCTCGTCCACGAAGGCGCCCACCCACAGGGCGTCCTGATGCCGCGTAATCCAGGGCTGCGCGCCGGCAGGAGCGGCGGAGAGGGCGACCAGCAGCGCCAGCGCGCTACCCTTTCGGATAGAAATAGGGGGCATTCGTGATCAGGTGCGGGAAACATCCGACGATACCTCGGCACGCCGCGCCGCGCGCCGCAGGGAGTCTCGGTCGCTCCGGGCGCTTTTTCAATGCGGCGCCGGGCGGAACGTAACGGTGAAGCCGCCGAGCGGAACCGCCACGTGGCACGTAGAATCGGATGTGGCGGCGACCCGCCTGCCCCCGTCGGCTCTTCCGCTCATCCGTCATGTGGATTGTTTCGCTGGCCCTGCGCCGGCCGTACACGTTCATCGTCGGCGCCCTGCTGGTCGTGCTGGTCGGCGTGCTGTCGGCATGGCGCATGGCCACCGATATCCTTCCGGAGCTGGACATTCCGGTGGTCTCGGTGATCTGGTCGTACAACGGCCTGCCGCCGGAAGAAATGGAACGGCGCTTCGCCACGCCCTTCGAGCGCTCCCTCACCACCACGCTCACCGGCATTGAGCACATCGAGTCGCAGTCGCTCGCCGGCATCACGGTGGTGAAGGTGTTCTTCCAGCCCGACGCCTCGGTAGAAAGCGCGGTGTCGCAGATTGCCGCGCAGTCGCAGACGATCCTGCGCATCATGCCCC
Proteins encoded:
- a CDS encoding zinc-dependent metalloprotease, with amino-acid sequence MRLRTMPFAVAGLAIAACSPAKKPTAAPTPANRPTTNAAPNQPPAPGQPAPGQPAPGQPPAGLPNIPGLAGALGGQAEPNPRPYATVVTPRARSKQGVFAVHQVGSRLYFEIPAAQQGKDFLVTTVLAGASDAINGSLYGPERVIRFERRDNRILVREATYLNVASDSTQQSRQAMNLISFFPIVATLNVEAYGKDSAAVVEVTRMFTGGVPEFTARGRRATVDANRSFIDKFSAFPRNVNVTAVQTYTAAPGGGIPGLPIPGLGGGSGNATTEAYTFSLVRLPDEPMMPRLYDRRVGYFVTPKRDFGSNEQRVVSRDYIKRWRLECSDQKVGALCVPKKPITYYVDPATPSYLKPFIRAGIEEWQEAFEAAGFAKGIVAADAPANDPDFSGEDASVTMIRWLPSPTANAQGPSLVDPRTGEILDADVQMYHNILDLQREWYFSQVGHLDKRAQRFPFPDTLMGRLVQFVVAHEVGHTLGFRHNFKGSSMYPLDSIRSRSWVTKMGHSPSIMDYARFNYVAQPEDNLPLETLTPKVGPYDKFATMWGYAPIAAARTPEAELPKLDEWARLQDSIPWYRFSDDASAGQADPGEQTESVGDADAVRATTLGFKNIARIMKLVEPASTADKTKDFSLLKETYDGVIGQWTLEANHVTKIIGGVDRQEKRVSQSGPVWTPVPRARQKTAMKFLNDEVFTTPAYLTDVSILRKLESDGNIGRVAGAQARVLSSLVSNARLQRMIELEATAGSKASVYSLGEMLTDLRRGLWKEIYAGQAVDAYRRRLQATYLEAMASKIKPAAPSAQDVALAAFFGPIVNTRDFRPLLKDEMRTLDRELAAAIGRTGDRATRAHLQDARDQIEAMLDTGK
- a CDS encoding DUF2490 domain-containing protein, translated to MPPISIRKGSALALLVALSAAPAGAQPWITRHQDALWVGAFVDEPITKRTALWFDGSWRRMDLGADPQQLLLRPGVQVTLAPGVRVAGGYAYIATAPYGNLPAATSTREHRSWQQISLSHRAGPFTMSHRYRLEQRWIHPLLAVMGSDDREAGPTAYQNRLRYMPRAQANLGSLTLQGRPLIGFVWDELLMPLGGGAQTFTIGQNRATVGVGVPLSPRVRAEVGYMNLYNALAARRANEVNHTLWLSWHWSGR